Below is a window of Musa acuminata AAA Group cultivar baxijiao chromosome BXJ3-11, Cavendish_Baxijiao_AAA, whole genome shotgun sequence DNA.
TTTCCTACCATGAGATATGGGTGGATCTGATGGGAGGGCAAAATCTTAAATTACAGCATAAGAAGCTATTCTACTACTTCATCAGGCTTTATATAAATTACCTTACATGTTACCACTGAGTATCTTTCATGCAGGTAATTGATTTGCATGTTTACATTGCCACCAGTTATCTTGCATGTTTTCAATATGATACCATCTGGGACATTCATGGCAATTACTTTCTTAAACCGTGGACATTCATGTTTTCAATATGCTACCACCAGTTATCTCCTCTCATTTTGTTGCTCCTTGGTTAACCTATTTATATACTATTAGATAGTTTAGAAGGATGTATGATTCATTGTATTCTTTTGAGCTAAACTTTGTGTCATAATTGATAATGGATGTTTAGAAAATTGTTTCTTGAGATTCATAGAGAAATAGGTCAATTTAAGCTTGCTAGTTGTTTTGCCTACATAAGTCTATATGTTTTTGTTTAAATAAGAGTGTCACATATTTCATGTTTGACTTTGTTTTATTTCTCTGTGCTTTTCAGGAATCTAGTGGGTCATCTTGCTTGTGCATGAACTACCGGCTAAAGACTGAAAACAGGATTGAATTTTCCAATGTTTATGCTGTAGAGTTAATTGATTGGGGCTTGATTGAGGATGCAAATAGGAATTCTGGCAGCTTTTTCTCAGGCAATAAATTTGAGGTTAGATATCAAGATCTTTCATCGATGCATCCACTTTCATTGTTGTTGTTGATAGCTGCGTAGAACTTAAACCTGATGAGGGCATTATGACTTCCTTGATGGCTAACTATCATGTTTATATTTTGTGTTATAAGTGTCCTGTTGCTTATGCAGATGTACCGTTTTGTGGTGCATGGATTCCATAGGGGTAAAACACATGGTTCTCCTTGGACACTCTGTGAATACACCTTTGGTCACAAGGATATGCATATATGCCAGTCGTGGGTTGAACGTTTGATTGCTTGTACCAGTACTGATGCTGTCAGACCACAGTCTCTTTTGGTACTTTCCGTATTGAAATACCTTCTTGcaattttttcatcaattttttgtgatatcttgtttattAACTTTCTGTAGTATCATTTAGGTGTTTGTTCACCCATTATGTGGGAAAGGAAATGGGGTCAAGACTTGGGAGACAGTTGCGCCTATATTTTCCCATGCTAAAGTGCGGACAGAGGTAAGAAAATGCTGTTATAAGTCAtcaaaaaatgagtttcctcttctGTTACTACATTGCATTACATAGGGTCTTGCACTTTGTTCAGGTAACAGTGACTCAGAGGGCAGGGCATGCATTTGACTGTATATCATCCTTATCGCACAGGGAATTGAGTTCTTTTGATGGCATTGTTGCTGTGGTATGCTTCTAGCTTATCTAACATGTATTCGTTTTTTAATCTTCAGATGACTGATATCTGTTGATATTGTTTAATATTCAAGATTTGATTTTAATTTAGTCATACAGATAACTTTGTCCTTTTTATTGAAGTCTGCCTGAAAAGAGTTCGTAAAACAATATGAAATTCTGTGATTAATGTGAAACTAGCAGAAGATAATAAATCATAAAATTCATTTCTTAAACTAAGAACTAAAACAAAATGGCCTTCCGGTGCAGTTTCTCAGCTATCTTTTATCCATTTACTACTGAAAGGTCACTGCAGCTCCTATCTTCTAAGAACAATATAATTTCTTGTGCTACATCTTTAAGCAGGTAGGTTATCGTGGCTTTGTTTGGTTATCTCTAACTTTTAGTTGGTAAGCTTTGTTTTGTGTTGTTTTGGTATAAAATGGTCTTTTGTTGGCTATCCTTTTTGGTCAGTCATTGGTTTTTGAAACCTAATGAAGGCTTTTCTGCAATCAGTTTAGTTACCAAAATCCTTCATTTGTTTCAACTTTGCGTTGACACAATAGATTAAAGAAACAGTGGAGCTTTAAGGACTCTTGATTGCATCTATGTAGTTTACCGTGCTTAACTTTGATAGAAGGTGAACAATCTTGCCAGATGGTCACCTTTTTAAAGCAGAAATGGCCCTTCTTTTGATGGGGCTATTCTTGGTTTACCATAGCGAATGACGCATATGGATCTTAGATTTGTTCAGATATGGGGTGTTTTCATTTAGACTTGTTGCTCTCTTTTGATGTTTGAGCTATGTGATGTCAGTTAAGCTTTAAGCACATTGTGGGGAAATTCATACTGCTTCTGGAAATTTGTGATACAGTTGATTCCTTTGTTTTACCTTACTGTATATAACTGATATCTGATTCTTTCTTAATTAAACAACACTATAAATTTtgctgtcttccaatggttaagaCTGATTTAGCAACATACATTGAGAGGCAAGTTTTTGTATGAGAAGGGTGACACCATTAGATTACCCAAATCATCAtgcatttataaataattttaataaagctTCATATCATCTGTCAGTTGATACTGGACTATTAGTTGGATTCTTATGGGAAGTATTTACATTATTTTCCATAATTTTGCTTGCATATGATATCAATATGCAACCAAACTGCTGTTGCAAATGGTTGCAGTCGCTGCAGAACTCTTAATGTACTGTAGTCCTGAGTCACCAAATACAGCATGAAGATGCATTGATTTTGGAACAGACTTGGACGCTCAAGATGCTAGTAACCTGAGTAAGCTTGTCATTACTACCTAAAAATGTGCAGACTCATAGTTAGTTCATGCATTCTGCAATAACCCTTAATAAGTAACTTATGGCTTTTGTTATCAAGTAAATCATTGGATgacaaaaaagagaagaaagacatTTCATGTTACTCGTATAATTATGTAATGCGTCATTTCTTTTTGTTCTCTTATTGAGTGATTTGTACGTGAATTTGGACCAGGGAGGTGATGGTCTCTTTAACGAAGTTCTGAATGGACTTCTTTCCTCGAGGCATGATGCTCCTTATCCTCCATCTCCACAAGAGTTGGATAACAAGAGTGATAAAAATTGTCAGCATTTAAACAATGACATCTCACGTGGTAGGGCCTCTCTTAATGGTGCAAATGGCATGCTTTCTGCGCCTTTATGTGGAAGTGATGACCTTGCACCTCTTCTCTCAGCTGTAGAATCCAATGGACTGGGCATCTCAAAATGCAGTATGTACCTAATGGTTTTACTTGATGCCTGAAATATTAACAAATTTAGCACCTGATGAAACACGTGGGGCACTAATAGGTTGTATGGTTTATCTTGAATGACAGCAACCAACAATGGACCATGCGATGCAGGTTAGTACATGCTGATTTAGCTCAACAAATTAAGCTAAATGTCTGCATGCTATGTATTTACTACTACAAGTTTGCTGGTTTTTTTTTACACACCCCTCTCAACATTTGATATCCAGACCTGTTTACTGTTTCAGATGAAGATGTAAAAGTTTCCTTCCCAAATGATTGGTTTAGACTTGGATTAATTCCTGCTGGTTCAACTGATGCCATTGTTATCAGGTATGTTCTGTTGTTTGTTTTAAGGATTGGTTTTCTGCATTGGTGTTACCCTCAGCAGAGCTCGATGACTGTAAAAGATTCATGAAGCTAACCCAAGTTACAGGGAACTTACAGCTCTGCTTTTGCTGTTGTCCTAGTTTATCCTCTATGTACTAAGTTTCGAAATGTACTCTGCTTGACAAACCGACCAACTGAAAATGAAAAATAACAACAATTGGAAATTTTGATTGATCAGGATCAATCTGGATCTGATCCAACTATTCTCTAAAGTCTAAATGCCTCGACATCTGAAACATTAAAGAATCTGAGCTTTGACTGGAAACCCGATATGAACCACCATTGCTGTTACCACTACTAGATTAAAATCTGAACTTCCCTAACAGTACATGTACATATGCATATTTCTGTTACCAATATAACACATAACTACAATTACCGAGTCAGGTTGTAAACAGATAGGGTCAAAATCAACCTGTATTTAAGTACTAACCAATTATAAGTGGGTGGTTGGCTTGAGCATTTGGATCAGGCCATGGGCTATCACCAGATTACATTGATTTAGATTTAGACTATCGAATTGAGTGTGATTTGTCAATAGGCCTATATTCCTATAGTTTTTCTGTGGAAATGTGGAATCTTTTTAATTGCCTCATCATGTCTGATGCTTTACATACTGCACCTATGAATATTGACATGGTACAGAAGTGCATACTTCTGTATTGTGCATGCATTTTCAAGACATTTAGTTAGATATGTGTTGTCTTAAGCACTATTGAACTTATGGGCATAATTCAGCATGTGACTGGGCTTGTGTGGCCATGGCCTGGAGCTGTGTCTTATTATTCCTCCCTATGACCAACATGGACACCTCATATGGACACATAAATCCTTGAGTAATGTGTGCTTGTAAAGTTGCAAGTACTTGGTTTATTGGcaattttatattatctattttaCATTAATCATATTGAAGTTTGCTAATGACTTAACAAGAGTGTTAATCCCTGTTTGTAGTACTACCGGGACACGAGATCCTGTAACATCAGCTTTGCACATTATCCTTGGCAAAAAGATGTCACTTGATATAGCTCAGGTGGTCCGATGGAAAACTAGTCCTTCATCAACAGAAGTGCCTTCTGTACGCTATGCAGCTTCTTTTGCAGGGtatggtaacttatttttaaactCTGCAACAAGACACAAATAGGTGGAGCAGATATCAAAAACATGTATTTGGTGCAAAGTTCAAAAATATGTGCCTGAAAATCTTTCAGATAAAATCTATTTTCAAGCATGTTATTGGATGATGGAGATTTTGTTGAACATATATGATTCTATTGACTAAATGGAAAATATCTTTCAGAGGCAAGGATTGCCAACAAAAAGTTTACAACTTTGTACAGAGTGAGAAAAAAGTGATTTTTCATTAGCAAAAAGTGCAGAAAAATGGCTTGGTGGATCAAACacatgaaaaacaaaaaaaatgatgaaattaaaaaaacCATTTACTAGTTAGGGTGTAGGGATGGCAGTTTGTTAAGATGACCTACCAATCTGATCCGAGCCTGGCACATAGCTACCAGGTATTGGGTTGGGCTTATTTGTTGTTTAATAAACAGGTTGACTCAATCAATCTGATcagtgatatattatttttagtttaggGTTTTAGAAATTTAGCTGGCTAGCCCAACTTGTCCTGATCACATGATTAATAGTCAGGTCATATATTAAAGGTGGTTTTCTTGATATTGTTTTAATCATGTGCTTGGTCGATCAGTTTTTATGTCAAATTAGGGTTTTGTAAGTGGATAAAATCATGTAAAAAATGGGGCTGATGTGTTTGAACATTTGTATCATGAGTACGATAAAGTTCATTGTGTATTTGGTGGGTTAAATTTGGGGTTGAATATATGTCAGTGTGTTATTAAACACCACTTTTGTGCATTAGATGAGGTTAAGAGCTATCCTTTCTCCAACCATGTTGGGTTGTTTATTGTTTATCACATATCTGATCTCTGAAAATTCGACAATGCTTTATCTTGTGCTTTTGTAAGTGATTTGACATTGTGAATACATATATCTGAACTGCCATCAGTGAGAAAACATTTCATGGAACTCCACTACTATTGTATATCTGATCATTACTTCTTTTCACATGCTCATTAGAAGATCAACAATACATTCACATGTGAAAGATGTGTGAGAAAATATCTAAGGTTCTTGTCCTTTGTTTTCATTTTCTCCTCAACCTTTCACTAACATATTTTGTTTCTAGCATGATGACATTCTTCTTTCTTATCTCTTTTGGAAGAGAGAGGAAAGAGTTTTGGTCGATTAATTCTGCATGTTGCctatcataaaattcttgaaacaaAATGAAATCAAATACTATATAGTTTTACATCGATTTGTTTGGTTTCTTTTATAGGAGGAATTTCAAAATTCCCTATGATTGTTTTTTCCTGTAATGTACAACCTAATTAGGTTCCTTGTGAGTGCTGATTTTGTGACCTGTTGTCAGGTATGGTTTCTATGGTGATGTCATCAAGGAGAGTGAAGGCTATCGTTGGATGGGTCCTAAACGCTATGATTTTGCCGGAACGGTGGCCTTTTTGAAACACAGGTTTTCCTTAATTCTTATAAAGAACACTACTTTGTATCTTTGATCTTTTAATTTCTCAGGGAGCTATTTGATCAttgttttttttcatttatcaAGATCTTACGACGCAAAAGTTACATTTTTGAAGACTGAAGAACAAGAAACAAGTAACATTGCAAGCGACATACAAACTTCACAACTTTTTCAAAAGAACTCTAAGAATGTTGTTTGCCGTGCAAACTGCAGCATctgtaatgattttaaaaatgctGCTCAGCATTCTGCAGATGTAGCTGTTAGCCCAATTCATTCTCAGGATTCAAGGTGGCTAGAATGCACAGGTCGTTTTCTTAGTGTTGGTGCTGCCATTATTTCATGCCGTAATGAAAGAGCGCCTAAAGGTCTGGTGGCTGAGGCACACCTTGCTGATGGTTTCCTTCATCTTATACTGATAAAAGATTGTCCGCATCCTTTATACTTGTGGTAagttcaaaagaaatattttcgttTTGCTTTCTTCTGGAATCTTCAAACTACTTGTATATTTTTTCTctttacttctctctctctctctctctctctctttctctccctctTCCCCCTCTGAGTAGTACAAGCCACTTAAGTTCATGATTCCGCTTTTATATTACTATGAATTATACAGTGtatatttttactatttaaaatGCTTTAATTACATGTAATATGCTCCTGttctttgttctttcttaaatgccTAATAGATGCATGTATTTCTTTATAAGTCCTACTTGCTGCTGGAGGAAAAAGAGACGAATTAGAATGCTCTGTTTACACACAAATATAAAAAGATAGTGCACTAGGTCAATCTTACATAATAATATGAGAGTACTTGGGGTACATTGATTGTAGGCCATTGATGTAC
It encodes the following:
- the LOC103970407 gene encoding ceramide kinase isoform X1: MERNGSASTSISTLFLDRVGEVAVTLDPDGLSWKPIDCESSGSSCLCMNYRLKTENRIEFSNVYAVELIDWGLIEDANRNSGSFFSGNKFEMYRFVVHGFHRGKTHGSPWTLCEYTFGHKDMHICQSWVERLIACTSTDAVRPQSLLVFVHPLCGKGNGVKTWETVAPIFSHAKVRTEVTVTQRAGHAFDCISSLSHRELSSFDGIVAVGGDGLFNEVLNGLLSSRHDAPYPPSPQELDNKSDKNCQHLNNDISRGRASLNGANGMLSAPLCGSDDLAPLLSAVESNGLGISKCTTNNGPCDADEDVKVSFPNDWFRLGLIPAGSTDAIVISTTGTRDPVTSALHIILGKKMSLDIAQVVRWKTSPSSTEVPSVRYAASFAGYGFYGDVIKESEGYRWMGPKRYDFAGTVAFLKHRSYDAKVTFLKTEEQETSNIASDIQTSQLFQKNSKNVVCRANCSICNDFKNAAQHSADVAVSPIHSQDSRWLECTGRFLSVGAAIISCRNERAPKGLVAEAHLADGFLHLILIKDCPHPLYLWHLINLKRGSNPFDFTFVEHHKTPAFTFVSAHNESVWNVDGEILQACQVSVQVCRGLINLFASGPEV
- the LOC103970407 gene encoding ceramide kinase isoform X2, which codes for MERNGSASTSISTLFLDRVGEVAVTLDPDGLSWKPIDCESSGSSCLCMNYRLKTENRIEFSNVYAVELIDWGLIEDANRNSGSFFSGNKFEMYRFVVHGFHRGKTHGSPWTLCEYTFGHKDMHICQSWVERLIACTSTDAVRPQSLLVFVHPLCGKGNGVKTWETVAPIFSHAKVRTEVTVTQRAGHAFDCISSLSHRELSSFDGIVAVGGDGLFNEVLNGLLSSRHDAPYPPSPQELDNKSDKNCQHLNNDISRAVESNGLGISKCTTNNGPCDADEDVKVSFPNDWFRLGLIPAGSTDAIVISTTGTRDPVTSALHIILGKKMSLDIAQVVRWKTSPSSTEVPSVRYAASFAGYGFYGDVIKESEGYRWMGPKRYDFAGTVAFLKHRSYDAKVTFLKTEEQETSNIASDIQTSQLFQKNSKNVVCRANCSICNDFKNAAQHSADVAVSPIHSQDSRWLECTGRFLSVGAAIISCRNERAPKGLVAEAHLADGFLHLILIKDCPHPLYLWHLINLKRGSNPFDFTFVEHHKTPAFTFVSAHNESVWNVDGEILQACQVSVQVCRGLINLFASGPEV